A stretch of the Helicoverpa zea isolate HzStark_Cry1AcR chromosome 29, ilHelZeax1.1, whole genome shotgun sequence genome encodes the following:
- the LOC124644260 gene encoding ATP synthase subunit e, mitochondrial, whose amino-acid sequence MSELPFGPPVRVSPLIRFGRWSFLGAGILYGAFHQSRLSKREEKLREIEAKEKVIRDEKLKKEKAIAAAAEIKALEEMVAKK is encoded by the exons ATGTCTGAGCTTCCCTTTGGACCCCCAGTGCGAGTGTCGCCACTCATCAGG TTTGGCCGCTGGTCGTTCCTCGGCGCTGGCATCCTGTACGGAGCGTTCCACCAGAGCCGGCTCTCCAAGCGCGAGGAGAAGCTGCGTGAGATCGAAGCTAAGGAGAAGGTCATCAGGGACGAGAAGCTTAAGAAGGAGAAGGCGATTGCTGCTGCTG cCGAAATCAAAGCCCTCGAAGAAATGGTAGCCAAGAAATGA